One Eubalaena glacialis isolate mEubGla1 chromosome 11, mEubGla1.1.hap2.+ XY, whole genome shotgun sequence DNA segment encodes these proteins:
- the LOC133101615 gene encoding uncharacterized protein LOC133101615, whose amino-acid sequence MKPLPHQNELFLLASGEGEHLASQSTATARKHSVIPASWQAQPKLQRSRQRDKGVVPGKTSGLTRQLRNPQSLAAPLGLPSACPSVSCGQAPQAATALVDFPTALTILPKWPVLEKSQLLLLESLMQRKIAHLKWGLPQQILESYLCFNFLAPCPLPLAGVRLPGLHKACELQGQQERHCGAQHPRPGPKSPERSQSVRPPERKSSKPPTQARALEKRRPHQTEPMGISIHPEKPKRVRPPGGLRERQDVQKEAPPRAKLTAPRNPRPAAESSNWCGQERVQEPSSENSGGRKMVRPGVSQMAERAPGIVKISYSGADHWRKEHASQEPPRFKWAAALLRLAGIRFAQAHYPSPPRARVELCQVRLRIN is encoded by the exons ATGAAGCCTCTCCCCCACCAGAATGAACTCTTCCTGCTTGCCAGTGGGGAGGGAGAGCATTTGGCCAGCCAGAGCACGGCCACTGCCAGGAAGCACAGTGTCATTCCAGCCTCCTGGCAGGCCCAGCCTAAACTCCAGAGAAGCCGACAAAGGGACAAAGGAGTGGTTCCAGGGAAGACCTCTGGCCTGACTCGACAGCTCCGGAACCCACAGTCTTTGGCTGCTCCCCTGGGCCTACCCTCTGCCTGCCCCTCTGTCTCATGTGGCCAAGCCCCCCAAGCCGCCACAGCTCTGGTGGATTTTCCCACTGCCCTCACCATCCTGCCCAAGTGGCCAGTCCTCGAGAAGAGCCAGCTGCTGCTCCTGGAGTCCCTTATGCAGCGGAAGATTGCACACCTGAAGTGGGGCCTCCCCCAGCAGATCCTAGAGTCCTACTTGTGCTTCAACTTCTTAGCACCATGCCCACTGCCCCTTGCGGGGGTGAGGCTCCCTGGGTTACACAAGGCCTGTGAGCTGCAGGGGCAGCAGGAAAGGCATTGTGGGGCCCAGCACCCCAGGCCAGGCCCTAAGTCCCCAGAGAGGTCCCAGAGCGTTCGGCCCCCAGAAAGGAAAAGCTCAAAACCTCCTACGCAGGCCAGAGCTCTGGAGAAGCGTAGACCACACCAGACAGAGCCAATGGGCATTTCTATACATCCTGAAAAGCCTAAGAGAGTCAGACCACCAGGGGGCCTCAGAGAACGACAGGATGTCCAGAAAGAGGCTCCTCCTAGGGCCAAGCTCACTGCTCCCAGGAACCCCAGGCCTGCAGCAGAATCTAGTAACTGGTGTGGCCAAGAAAGGGTCCAAGAACCCTCCAGTGAGAACAGCGGGGGCAGGAAAATGGTCAGGCCAGGGGTCTCCCAGATGGCAGAGAGGGCTCCCGGCATAGTGAAGATCTCATACTCCGGGGCAGACCACTGGAGGAAGGAGCACGCATCTCAGGAGCCCCCCAGATTCAAAT GGGCCGCTGCTCTCCTGAGACTGGCTGGTATTCGCTTCGCGCAGGCGCATTACCCTTCTCCCCCACGCGCCCGCGTCGAGCTCTGCCAAGTGCGCTTGCGCATAAACTAG
- the LOC133101616 gene encoding uncharacterized protein LOC133101616 produces the protein MEDKAEPKVLEWGRQRLVISKAVGEILTPWWENQDQAGVENRAESQKLQKRNQRDAGGENLPETQARRGEKQEQLRCKIDAETQTPMWETQDRSRNKDAIETQSFEKNKKEARGEDEGETQAQRLRKQGQTGTENGGETQLPRWGKQDQIKGDTSIEIQAEERRRKGHVGGENAVQIQISGRENLGEVKKEHGLETQALGWGKQECVQSENVTEIQTPGWEMQDQNGSEKAGKVQVFRVEIQKQLRRELQVGWGNQGLKTGEDAGESQISRRKNLREIREEDWVVIQARFWGDQKPVASEIGREFKIPCWGNQDQIGGEHRAEIQALEKRDQRKNGDEDGTNILAPEAENQRQLRGVTHVETHLPGRRNQERFVDENSTDIQATGKRNLRGVKGEHGKETQELGEENQHQLNSEINGRIHIPKWKNQEHIRGKDGANTQASEAENWGELASKIDVETHSAEWKKEEQMGGENGAEIPAPEKRNQREAGAENGTETWAPGEENQSQLSGDTDGKTHLSDGKNQEQMGGENETEIQAPEKRPQREAGGEDGTETQRPERQNEGQLDSEIGESHSLGRRNWEQTRGMNDAENPTLEKKSQREFGSEDGRKIQRLRGGKQRLLKSKINGNVCTSEWKNQEQIGGTGCGLCSLS, from the exons ATGGAGGACAAGGCAGAGCCTAAGGTCCTGGAGTGGGGAAGACAGAGACTAGTAATAAGTAAAGCTGTTGGAGAGATCTTGACACCATGGTGGGAGAATCAAGACCAGGCGGGAGTTGAGAATAGAGCTGAAAGTCAGAAACTACAGAAGAGAAATCAGAGGGATGCTGGAGGTGAGAATCTTCCTGAAACCCAGGCACGAAGAGGAGAGAAACAGGAACAGTTAAGATGTAAAATTGATGCAGAGACCCAAACGCCAATGTGGGAGACCCAGGATAGGAGTAGGAATAAGGATGCTATAGAGACCCAGTCTTTtgagaagaataagaaagaagccagaggagagGATGAAGGAGAGACCCAGGCCCAACGGTTGAGGAAGCAGGGCCAGACTGGAACTGAGAATGGTGGGGAGACCCAGCTGCCACGGTGGGGAAAACAAGACCAGATTAAAGGTGATACTAGTATAGAAATTCAGGcagaagagaggagaagaaagggcCACGTTGGAGGTGAGAATGCTGTGCAAATCCAGATATCTGGGAGGGAGAACTTGGGGGAAGTGAAAAAAGAGCATGGCCTAGAGACCCAAGCCCTGGGGTGGGGAAAACAGGAATGCGTTCAAAGTGAGAATGTTACAGAGATCCAGACACCAGGGTGGGAGATGCAGGATCAAAATGGAAGTGAGAAAGCTGGGAAGGTCCAAGTATTTAGGGTAGAGATCCAGAAACAACTAAGACGTGAACTTCAAGTGGGGTGGGGAAATCAAGGCCTGAAAACAGGTGAGGATGCTGGGGAAAGCCAGATATCTAGAAGGAAGAACCTCAGGGAGATAAGAGAGGAGGATTGGGTGGTGATCCAGGCACGATTTTGGGGAGACCAGAAACCAGTAGCAAGTGAAATTGGCAGAGAATTCAAGATACCATGTTGGGGGAATCAGGACCAGATTGGAGGTGAACATAGAGCAGAAATTCAGGCACTGGAGAAGAGAGACCAGAGAAAGAACGGAGATGAAGATGGTACAAATATCCTGGCACCCGAGGCAGAGAACCAGAGACAATTAAGAGGTGTAACTCATGTAGAGACCCATCTACCAGGAAGGAGGAACCAGGAGCGGTTTGTTGATGAGAATAGTACAGACATCCAGGCAACAGGGAAGAGAAACCTGAGAGGCGTTAAAGGTGAACATGGTAAAGAGACTCAGGAACTTGGGGAAGAAAACCAGCATCAGTTAAACAGTGAAATTAATGGAAGGATTCACATACCAAAGTGGAAAAATCAGGAACACATTAGAGGCAAGGATGGTGCAAATACCCAGGCATCTGAGGCAGAGAACTGGGGAGAATTAGCAAGTAAAATTGATGTAGAAACTCATTCAGCAGAATGGAAGAAAGAGGAGCAGATGGGAGGTGAGAATGGTGCAGAAATTCCAGCTCCAGAGAAGAGAAACCAGAGAGAAGCTGGAGCTGAGAATGGTACAGAGACCTGGGCACCTGGGGAAGAAAACCAGAGTCAGTTAAGCGGTGACACTGATGGAAAGACTCATTTGTCAGATGGGAAGAACCAGGAGCAGATGGGAGGTGAGAATGAAACAGAAATTCAGGCACCAgagaagagaccccagagagaagCTGGAGGTGAGGATGGTACAGAGACCCAGAGACCTGAGAGACAGAATGAGGGACAGTTAGACAGTGAAATTGGAGAGAGCCACTCACTAGGGAGAAGGAACTGGGAGCAGACTAGAGGAATGAACGATGCAGAAAATCCAACACTGGAGAAGAAAAGCCAGAGAGAGTTTGGAAGCGAGGATGGTAGAAAGATCCAGAGACTTAGGGGAGGGAAGCAAAGACTGTTAAAAAGTAAGATTAATGGAAATGTCTGTACATCAGAGTGGAAGAACCAGGAACAGATTGGAG GAACAGGCTGTGGCCTCTGCTCCCTGTCCTGA
- the LOC133101618 gene encoding uncharacterized protein C22orf46-like: MLLPLLGACAVVGPFQGPEWEPVRGLLSEDRSCRDPRCCGNLLVLCLFLIWQVQHYWHQVTRTHSSMRKVIKVPPQKWAVPSMRHDTCFRLTPEFFFSPGKFRGLDAQQRAQNKRGEHWRSLQDSWTQSLLSCQHASQGLPWDASTPLEHIFCTTSFSSTCMLPQDSSWEAWQVPWCHSDDQTHLICKPLPPALDMCQRTEQLLVHSPEELVPLEHIVGMRCHPTSMASLPNLPSAQRLQFCSREFLPVPSNQQGGKTGH, from the exons ATGTTGCTGCCCCTCCTGGGCGCCTGTGCCGTGGTGGGGCCATTCCAGGGCCCTGAGTGGGAGCCAGTGCGGGGCCTGCTCTCCGAGGATCGCAGCTGCAGGGACCCTCGGTGCTGCGGCAACCTGCTTGTCCTCTGCCTCTTTCTGATCTGGCAGGTCCAGCACTACTGGCACCAGGTCACCAGGACCCACTCCAGCATGAGGAAGGTCATCAAG GTGCCACCGCAGAAGTGGGCAGTGCCCTCCATGAGACATGACACTTGTTTCAGGCTGACCCCTGAATTCTTCTTCAGTCCTGGCAAGTTCAGGGGCCTGGATGCCCAACAACGGGCCCAAAATAAGAGAGGGGAACACTGGAGGAGCCTCCAGGATTCATGGACCCAGTCTCTGCTTTCTTGTCAGCACGCAAGTCAAGGTTTACCTTGGGATGCCTCCACACCTTTGGAACACATCTTTTGCACCACCTCCTTTTCAAGCACCTGTATGCTACCTCAGGACAGTTCTTGGGAAGCGTGGCAGGTACCCTGGTGTCATAGTGATGACCAGACTCACCTGATTTGCAAGCCACTGCCCCCTGCCCTGGACATGTGCCAAAGGACGGAGCAGCTGTTGGTCCACTCCCCGGAAGAACTGGTACCACTGGAGCATATTGTCGGCATGAGATGCCACCCCACCTCCATGGCCTCTCTCCCAAACCTCCCATCAGCCCAGAGGTTGCAGTTCTGTTCCAGAGAGTTCCTACCTGTTCCTTCCAACCAACAA GGAGGGAAAACCGGACACTAG